A single window of Chitinophagales bacterium DNA harbors:
- a CDS encoding 3'-5' exonuclease has product MSFFKNIFSKPPLPPDWMNPYFNAKSNLPLKHTSIENLRFVVLDTETTGLDIQKDRLLSIGTACVEGKAILVKDSVEWVLYEEEDLPMDKKGIAIHGLRPIDLKEGTKKQAALQEFLDYLDNSIIVAHHTAFDVAMLNKALSAFHPKFQLYNPQLDTAKLAIRLERGLFAELSAHDRKKYTLDTLCERYEVETIERHSAWGDAYTTAVLFLKLLHLLQKNGIYTLKDLLR; this is encoded by the coding sequence ATGTCTTTTTTCAAAAATATCTTCTCCAAACCCCCTCTTCCTCCCGATTGGATGAATCCCTACTTCAATGCAAAATCGAACCTGCCATTGAAGCATACCTCCATAGAAAACCTACGATTTGTGGTATTGGATACCGAAACAACAGGCTTGGACATTCAAAAAGACCGACTACTTTCTATCGGAACGGCATGTGTTGAAGGAAAGGCAATTTTGGTGAAGGATTCGGTGGAGTGGGTATTGTATGAGGAAGAAGATTTACCAATGGACAAAAAAGGAATTGCCATACATGGATTGCGTCCGATAGATTTGAAGGAAGGAACAAAAAAGCAAGCTGCCCTTCAAGAATTTTTGGACTATTTAGACAACAGCATCATTGTGGCTCACCATACCGCTTTTGATGTGGCGATGTTGAACAAAGCCCTTTCCGCTTTTCACCCCAAGTTTCAACTCTATAACCCTCAATTAGATACCGCAAAATTGGCGATTCGATTGGAGCGAGGACTTTTTGCAGAATTGTCAGCGCATGACCGCAAAAAATACACTTTGGATACACTTTGTGAGCGATACGAAGTCGAAACAATAGAGCGACATTCGGCTTGGGGAGATGCCTATACAACTGCTGTTTTGTTTTTGAAGTTGCTTCATTTATTGCAGAAAAATGGCATTTACACCTTAAAAGATTTATTGCGATAA
- a CDS encoding response regulator, which yields MNKKILIVDDEPNIVTSLQFLLQQNGYEVDVAQNGVEALQKIEVNVPNLVLLDVMMPVMDGFEVSKRIRENSEWDEVCIIYLTAKGRQEDKVKGYAKGADMYITKPFSTRDLVEQVNDMLEHISI from the coding sequence ATGAATAAAAAAATATTAATCGTCGATGATGAGCCTAATATTGTTACTTCACTTCAATTCTTGCTACAACAGAATGGCTATGAAGTAGATGTTGCTCAAAATGGCGTTGAAGCCTTGCAGAAAATAGAGGTCAATGTTCCAAATTTGGTTCTGCTAGATGTGATGATGCCAGTGATGGATGGCTTTGAAGTATCAAAGCGAATCCGTGAAAATTCGGAATGGGATGAGGTGTGCATCATTTACCTGACTGCGAAAGGTAGGCAGGAAGACAAGGTGAAAGGTTATGCGAAAGGAGCGGATATGTATATCACCAAGCCCTTTTCAACCAGAGATTTGGTCGAGCAAGTAAATGATATGCTGGAACATATTTCGATTTGA
- a CDS encoding AAA family ATPase, producing MKKLPIAKSSFEKIIEEGFVYVDKTKEIYDLINYSPYAFLSRPRRFGKSLLLSTLEAMFQGKKELFKGLWIEDKIEWKEYPVIRIDFGDMNYQSLELFEQQMTQLLKRYATQYDIELQSSHYLSNIRQLILDIYEKTGKEIVILIDEYDAPIARHITDLETAQDYQNSLRDFYSILKARNNELKFVFLTGISKFAKMSIFSVVNLMKDVSLKPQFTNILGFTMEEVQQYFGAYIRQFAEKEALSEAELLEKITYWYDGYSWDGTNRLFNPYSIVNVFQDQEFNNYWIETGTPTILIKLIEEKYALERENIPQMEDFENYETVALDSSYDLSDQIPLEKLLYETGYLTIDSLEKIMDDKLYTLNYPNYEVRHSFNTFILSAFSTQRKDVIQSKGTLLKRALLNNDKESFLEILRSLFGALPYQHRKQASEAYYHGLFYLVLSLLGVRSTLEGSTDKGRIDCILEMDDKVYIIEFKYGEKGTMDYLLKQAMNQISNQKYFESFEGLDKDIWLFGVGFLVKEDEELKKPVLTIEGELRRHK from the coding sequence ATGAAAAAATTACCAATAGCTAAGTCAAGTTTTGAAAAAATAATTGAAGAAGGTTTTGTCTATGTGGATAAAACCAAAGAAATATACGATTTGATTAATTACAGCCCTTATGCCTTTTTATCTCGCCCACGCAGGTTTGGAAAGTCTTTGTTGTTGAGTACTTTAGAAGCGATGTTTCAAGGCAAAAAAGAATTGTTTAAAGGCTTGTGGATTGAAGATAAGATAGAATGGAAGGAGTACCCTGTGATTCGGATTGATTTTGGGGACATGAACTACCAATCACTAGAACTTTTTGAGCAGCAAATGACTCAACTTCTAAAGAGATATGCTACGCAGTATGATATTGAATTGCAGTCTTCTCATTATTTAAGCAATATAAGACAATTAATACTTGATATTTATGAAAAAACAGGAAAGGAAATAGTTATTTTGATTGACGAATACGATGCGCCAATTGCTCGCCATATTACAGATTTAGAAACTGCCCAAGATTACCAAAACTCCCTTCGAGATTTTTACAGTATCTTGAAAGCCCGTAATAATGAACTCAAATTTGTATTCTTAACAGGCATTTCCAAGTTTGCCAAGATGTCCATTTTTTCGGTTGTGAACCTGATGAAAGATGTGAGTTTGAAGCCGCAGTTTACGAATATATTGGGTTTTACAATGGAGGAAGTACAGCAATATTTTGGAGCGTATATTCGCCAATTTGCTGAAAAAGAGGCACTAAGTGAGGCGGAATTATTGGAGAAAATCACTTATTGGTACGATGGTTATTCGTGGGATGGTACAAATAGGCTTTTTAATCCTTATTCGATTGTCAATGTGTTCCAAGACCAAGAATTTAATAATTATTGGATTGAAACAGGAACACCCACAATTTTGATAAAATTGATAGAAGAAAAATATGCTTTAGAACGAGAAAATATTCCACAAATGGAAGATTTTGAAAATTATGAAACAGTGGCATTGGATAGTAGCTATGATTTAAGTGACCAAATTCCTTTAGAAAAGCTATTGTATGAAACTGGTTATTTGACAATTGATAGTTTGGAGAAAATAATGGATGATAAACTTTATACTTTGAATTATCCCAATTATGAGGTTCGTCATTCCTTCAATACCTTTATTTTATCTGCTTTTTCAACCCAGCGTAAAGATGTAATTCAGTCGAAGGGGACTTTGTTGAAAAGAGCCTTGTTGAACAATGACAAGGAGAGCTTTTTGGAGATTTTGCGCTCTCTCTTTGGTGCATTGCCTTATCAACACCGAAAACAAGCAAGTGAAGCCTACTATCATGGTTTGTTTTATTTGGTATTGTCGCTTTTGGGTGTTCGCTCTACTTTGGAGGGTTCTACTGACAAAGGGCGTATAGATTGCATATTGGAAATGGATGACAAAGTGTATATCATTGAGTTCAAGTATGGTGAAAAGGGAACGATGGATTATTTGTTGAAGCAAGCGATGAATCAAATCAGCAATCAAAAATATTTTGAGTCTTTTGAAGGTTTGGACAAGGATATTTGGCTGTTTGGAGTGGGTTTTTTGGTAAAAGAAGATGAAGAGTTGAAGAAGCCTGTTTTAACGATTGAGGGAGAACTGAGGAGGCATAAGTAG